A single region of the Triticum dicoccoides isolate Atlit2015 ecotype Zavitan chromosome 2B, WEW_v2.0, whole genome shotgun sequence genome encodes:
- the LOC119360969 gene encoding disease resistance protein RGA5-like yields the protein MAATASAGTGFGLYFQETRAPKFRKVQKKSLAGRPKPRRKCERKTTRSPSCGVGEISVSGGTRALTKVALGIRRVSRGKKKIVIQLGMSCDKRRSKALTLAARAARVTSMGITGDARDQLEVVGDGVDPVCLVYCLRKKLGHAQIIKVEEVKKPEEKKDEPKPAVPEPVHPPPYFFYPPSSYYPHKYPLYF from the exons atggcggccaCCGCGTCCGCCGGcaccggcttcggcttgtactTCCAGGAGACGCGAGCTCCG AAGTTCAGGAAGGTGCAGAAGAagtcgctcgccgggaggccgaagccccgCAGGAAATGCGAGcgaaagacgacccgctcgccttccTGTGGCGTCGgtgagatctccgtctccggcggcacccgcgccttgacaAAGGTCGCGCTGGGTATCCGGCGCGTGTCGCGGGGGAAG AAAAAGATTGTTATCCAGTTGGGCATGTCGTGCGACAAGAGACGGTCCAAAGCACTGACGCTGGCTGCCAGAGCAGCCAGGGTGACGTCCATGGGGATAACCGGAGACGCCAGGGATCAGCTGGAGGTGGTCGGCGACGGCGTCGACCCGGTGTGCCTTGTCTACTGCCTCCGCAAGAAGCTCGGCCACGCCCAAATCATCAAGGTGGAGGAAGTGAAGAAGCCAGAGGAGAAGAAGGATGAGCCGAAGCCTGCCGTGCCCGAGCCCGTGCACCCGCCGCCGTACTTCTTCTACCCGCCCAGCTCCTACTACCCCCACAAGTACCCGCTGTACTTCTGA